In Bacillus spongiae, the genomic window GTAACTGTTGTTGATATATCTAAATCAAACCGAAACTATGCTGTTGAATTAGCCAAGCATGCAGAGGTTGACCTTGAATACATCGTGTCAGACGTACTAACCATCCCTAGGGATCAGCAGTTGGTTAATTTCGACTATGTGCTGTTAGAGTTAGGTGTTTTACACTATTTTGTTGAACTGCAGCCGTTGTTCCAATTCGTTTGCAACGCTCTAAAAGAAGGAGGCACATTCATTTTACGAGATTACCACCCTATGGTGTCAAAATTAATGCGGGTAGAAGAAAATAAAATGGTCGCAAGTGGGAATTATTTTGAATCAAATATTGTAGACGAAAAGGTTGCGTACCATTTTCTCCTATCAGAAGACGAAGGCGCGTTATTAGAGAAACAGGTGAAGCTGAGGAGGTGGACATTAGGTGAAGTTGTGACAGAACTATCCAAAGCAGGAATGAAAATAGAGCTTTTAGAAGAGGAATCTGGCAATAGGTGGGCGCTTCCTGTCCATTCACCAGAAGGGGCGGAGAATCAACTTCCTGCACTTTATACGTTAATTGCACAAAAATAGCATTCAACACAGGATTTTCGAGCAAGTAATAACATTCTTCCATTGATGAAGTATAAAGGAATTATTCGTTTATCCGTTTATGAGCTCGATGAACGGATGGAAGTAGTAGAGAGTGGAGTGGAGGTTATTTCGAGCACGTATCACCGTCATATTTGGAAACAAATCATAATTTCAAAGATTTCTATATATATTCAATAAGTAGAGAGCTATGAATAGAGGGGGATAAGAATGACTGTAAAAGTGACAGTTCTATCAGAGAATACCGTTTTTGGGAATTTGGGGGCTATTGCAGAACATGGATGGTCTGTATTTATAGAAACGGATCATGGAAACTATCTATTTGATACAGGTCAAGGGAAGGCATTGCTCAATAACGCAAGTGTATTAAAAAAGGATTTATCCACGATCAAAGGAATTATTTTAAGCCATCATCATATTGACCATACTGGGGGATTGATGGATGCTGTTAAGGCAGTAGCTTCAAAAGAAATTGATGTGTATTGCCATCCTGATATTTTTAAAGATGGCTATCTCACTCGATCAGACTATCAACATATAGGAGTTCCTTTTTCAAAGGCTGCACTTGAGAGTAATGGAGCAAATTTTACGTACAACACAGCATTTACGGAGATTGCGCCTACTATTTACTTATCGGGTGAAGTTCCACGGTTAACGGATTTTGAATTTGGCGATACCGACATTGTCGTAAAATCGAATGAAGGATATATAAAAGATGAGGTGATGGATGATCAATCTATTATTA contains:
- a CDS encoding class I SAM-dependent methyltransferase, translated to MKQELMSKMNEASWNQSAYEAWVHRHGRPQEYAQILKKNPRKAVQDYLKYIQKVEGKKIANLLGSKGNKAVSFALLGADVTVVDISKSNRNYAVELAKHAEVDLEYIVSDVLTIPRDQQLVNFDYVLLELGVLHYFVELQPLFQFVCNALKEGGTFILRDYHPMVSKLMRVEENKMVASGNYFESNIVDEKVAYHFLLSEDEGALLEKQVKLRRWTLGEVVTELSKAGMKIELLEEESGNRWALPVHSPEGAENQLPALYTLIAQK
- a CDS encoding MBL fold metallo-hydrolase, yielding MTVKVTVLSENTVFGNLGAIAEHGWSVFIETDHGNYLFDTGQGKALLNNASVLKKDLSTIKGIILSHHHIDHTGGLMDAVKAVASKEIDVYCHPDIFKDGYLTRSDYQHIGVPFSKAALESNGANFTYNTAFTEIAPTIYLSGEVPRLTDFEFGDTDIVVKSNEGYIKDEVMDDQSIIIKTPKGLFVILGCSHAGIINILNYAMKMTGEERIHTVIGGTHLWTVSEDQKERSIKGLKEFELERLGVSHCTGFEVSMRLAREFGDKFFHCNVGTVVSV